CCTCCCTTGGGAACTTCTTGCCAGGGTTCAGGATGCCCTTCGGGTCGAACAGCCTCTTGACCTCTCTCATGTATTTCAACGAGGCTCCATGCTCTACCTCAAGGTAAGGTGCCTTCTGGTTCGAATCGCTCATGAATGTGCTCATCGTGCCCTCGAATGCCACGGCCAGCTTGCTGAGCTCATCGTGGAATTCTCTGAACCTGCGGACCTCGTCCGCGCTCCTGTAGTCCACGAAGACGGCACATGAAAGAGAGAAACCAATGCTGTTGGGATGCTCGAGGTACGCGTTCATCCCAATGATTTCCAGGTTGTGTTTCTCCGCCACGTCGACGAACTTGTGATAGAACTCCTCGAGCCTGCCTACGGGCACTCCAGGGTCCGCCGCTCCGAACTTCTTCTGCTTCTGCGAATCGGGCCACTTCTGCTTGAACGGCTCGAAATCAAGAGTGTATTTGGACGCCCACCATGCATCGACTATCTCGCGTTCTTCTACCAGCTGGCCCTCGAAGTCCTTCGATATCTTGATCGCATAGTTCCTTTGGGACTCGACGACTTCCTGGTCTCCCGCGAAGGCGATCGCAAGAAGCGCCTCAGCCCATGCTGGAATGACGGGGTCCTTGCCGAACTTCTGTTTGTAGCTCTGAGTGTAGAACTTGAGCCTTTGTTTGCAGTTGATGTGCGCAGCCTCTATGCACAGGCCGGCTTTCAGGAGCCTGCTTAGATAGTCGACCGCGGCGCCCATGCGCGGGAATACGATCATGTCAACCCTTCGTGTGGCCGGGATAGGCTCCAGCTTGAGCGTCGCCTCGGTTATGATGCCCAGGGTGCCCTCGCTGCCAGCCAGCAGATCCTTCAGCTTGTACCCTGAGGATGTGAAGTGCGCCTTTCTGTGACCGAGCTCCAGGACCTCGCCCGTGCCCGTGA
This genomic interval from Candidatus Thermoplasmatota archaeon contains the following:
- a CDS encoding FAD-binding oxidoreductase → SQYYNMSYIDELVTALGKEKVLLDPSERFVYGADWSPRTPDEFLPPDVVVLPRTTRDIQRIIKVAYGNDVPVTAGAGLTGMLGGAMAIYGGIYVDMTTMNSVVEVDPKNQTIRVQAGATLQEINDAVQPYDLWLPHQPESKWVSTIGAAIACDNDSTFGVRYGKILNCLLSAEIVTGTGEVLELGHRKAHFTSSGYKLKDLLAGSEGTLGIITEATLKLEPIPATRRVDMIVFPRMGAAVDYLSRLLKAGLCIEAAHINCKQRLKFYTQSYKQKFGKDPVIPAWAEALLAIAFAGDQEVVESQRNYAIKISKDFEGQLVEEREIVDAWWASKYTLDFEPFKQKWPDSQKQKKFGAADPGVPVGRLEEFYHKFVDVAEKHNLEIIGMNAYLEHPNSIGFSLSCAVFVDYRSADEVRRFREFHDELSKLAVAFEGTMSTFMSDSNQKAPYLEVEHGASLKYMREVKRLFDPKGILNPGKKFPREVYKG